A DNA window from Rossellomorea marisflavi contains the following coding sequences:
- a CDS encoding hemolysin family protein produces MDIYSLVLVAILIGLTAFFVASEFAIVKVRKSQIEQLVEEGNRNAIAAKKIITNLDEYLSACQLGITVTALGLGWIGEPAIAGILEPLLSKIAASEALSHGISVGIAFTLMTFLHVVVGELAPKTVAIQKAESLALLFARPLITFYRILYPFIWVLNGSARVVTRMFGLKAASEHDGAHSEEELRLIVSESYKSGEINQSEFKYVNNIFEFNERSAKEIMVPRTEIVTLSADDPIDTLLELVQEEKFTRYPITDGDKDHITGFINVKEVFTDLLHKDTELRPLGSYVRPIIQVLETIPIHVLLLRMQKEQTYVAILLDEYGGTSGLVTIEDIVEEIVGEIRDEFDMDETPQIRKIKDNHFILDGKVLVSELKDILGIDVTEDDVDTLGGWILTHNYDAQQGDSISYADFEFYIQTMEDHQIKSVEVTKLHSITETTGEPAPLVQTDKALSQ; encoded by the coding sequence TTGGACATATACAGTTTGGTGCTTGTCGCGATTTTGATCGGTTTAACAGCTTTTTTCGTAGCTTCGGAGTTTGCGATCGTGAAGGTAAGAAAATCACAAATCGAGCAACTGGTCGAGGAAGGTAATCGAAATGCCATAGCTGCTAAGAAAATCATTACAAATCTGGATGAGTACCTCTCCGCATGCCAGCTCGGTATAACCGTGACCGCTCTGGGGCTCGGTTGGATCGGAGAACCTGCCATCGCTGGTATTTTGGAACCTTTACTATCGAAAATAGCTGCGTCCGAGGCCCTTTCCCACGGAATATCCGTCGGGATCGCCTTCACTCTCATGACGTTCCTGCACGTCGTCGTCGGAGAGCTGGCCCCGAAGACCGTTGCCATTCAAAAAGCGGAATCACTGGCCTTGTTATTCGCCCGTCCACTTATCACCTTCTACAGGATTTTGTACCCTTTCATCTGGGTATTGAACGGCTCTGCCCGGGTCGTGACGAGGATGTTCGGCCTGAAGGCCGCATCCGAGCATGACGGGGCCCACTCGGAAGAAGAACTTCGCCTGATTGTATCGGAAAGCTATAAAAGCGGAGAAATCAATCAGTCCGAATTCAAATATGTGAACAACATCTTCGAATTCAACGAACGCTCAGCGAAAGAAATCATGGTCCCGCGCACCGAAATCGTGACCTTATCCGCTGATGATCCCATCGATACACTCCTCGAGCTTGTGCAGGAGGAGAAGTTCACCCGTTATCCCATCACTGACGGCGATAAGGACCATATCACCGGATTCATCAATGTGAAGGAAGTCTTCACCGACCTCCTCCACAAGGATACGGAGCTCAGACCGCTCGGATCGTACGTAAGACCGATCATACAAGTCCTCGAGACGATTCCGATCCACGTCCTGCTCCTCAGGATGCAGAAGGAACAGACCTACGTTGCCATCCTTCTCGATGAATACGGCGGGACATCCGGACTTGTCACCATCGAGGACATCGTCGAAGAGATCGTCGGGGAGATCCGGGATGAATTCGATATGGATGAGACACCACAGATTCGGAAAATCAAGGACAACCATTTCATCCTCGATGGAAAGGTCCTTGTCAGCGAACTGAAGGATATCCTCGGCATCGACGTGACCGAAGATGATGTCGATACCCTCGGCGGCTGGATCCTGACGCATAATTACGACGCACAACAAGGAGACAGCATCTCGTACGCCGACTTTGAGTTCTACATCCAGACGATGGAAGACCACCAGATCAAATCCGTCGAAGTGACGAAGCTCCACTCGATCACGGAAACGACCGGGGAGCCTGCACCACTCGTGCAGACAGACAAAGCTCTTTCACAATAA
- the sfsA gene encoding DNA/RNA nuclease SfsA — MTSLKIGEGLVEATFRSRPNRFILHCELPGGSVEKVHLPDPGRLTGILVPGRSIWLLPAKDPARKTKWSAVMVRDPDSGAYISLNTQLPNTLIREAFMNGALDEFSDWAFERAEYRIGHSRYDFLLRHKKEDASLLVEVKSVTMADGRAGRFPDAVTARGARHVEGLAALQGEYETAVLFVAQRGDIDSITSAPEIDPYFAKVMEEAAQKGVRFYGRVCEVTPTHLTLGRKIPVDTTI; from the coding sequence ATGACGTCACTGAAGATCGGGGAAGGGCTCGTTGAAGCCACTTTCCGTTCCCGACCGAACCGGTTCATCCTCCACTGCGAGCTGCCAGGGGGCTCGGTGGAAAAGGTTCATCTGCCTGACCCGGGAAGACTGACGGGGATCCTTGTCCCAGGGCGCAGCATTTGGCTCCTGCCGGCAAAGGATCCTGCGCGGAAGACGAAATGGTCGGCCGTCATGGTCCGCGATCCCGACAGCGGTGCCTATATCTCCCTGAATACACAGCTTCCCAACACATTGATCCGGGAGGCCTTCATGAACGGTGCCCTGGATGAATTCTCTGATTGGGCATTCGAACGGGCTGAATACCGCATCGGTCATTCCCGCTATGACTTCCTTCTTCGACACAAGAAGGAGGACGCTTCCCTTTTGGTCGAGGTGAAAAGCGTCACCATGGCAGATGGACGTGCAGGTAGATTCCCCGATGCGGTGACGGCCAGGGGGGCGAGACACGTAGAAGGGCTCGCGGCTCTGCAGGGAGAGTACGAGACCGCCGTTTTGTTCGTCGCCCAGCGGGGGGACATCGATTCGATCACCTCGGCGCCTGAGATCGATCCGTATTTCGCCAAGGTCATGGAGGAAGCGGCACAGAAAGGCGTCCGTTTTTATGGACGCGTATGTGAAGTGACTCCGACCCATTTGACACTGGGAAGGAAGATTCCAGTGGATACCACGATATAA
- a CDS encoding BsuPI-related putative proteinase inhibitor — MMKKLIPFILTGVVLAGCGTDEVKDGDQENGNHVEHNGMEDGAMKAAITKKDSTYEYSVKNETDKEMTFTFTSGQTIDFELKDADGKVVYKDSENKMYTQAIREKTIAPGDALAQEIKLPDLPAGTYTLSAWLTAKGADEYKVTEEIELP, encoded by the coding sequence ATGATGAAGAAACTCATCCCATTCATACTGACAGGGGTGGTCCTGGCAGGCTGCGGTACGGACGAAGTGAAAGATGGAGATCAAGAGAACGGAAATCATGTTGAACACAATGGAATGGAGGACGGGGCAATGAAAGCCGCCATAACGAAGAAAGATTCGACGTATGAATACAGTGTCAAAAACGAGACCGACAAAGAAATGACCTTCACCTTCACCTCGGGGCAGACGATTGATTTCGAACTGAAGGACGCCGACGGCAAGGTCGTTTACAAGGATTCCGAGAACAAGATGTACACCCAGGCCATCCGGGAAAAAACCATCGCTCCCGGTGATGCACTCGCACAGGAAATCAAGCTTCCGGATCTTCCAGCAGGCACGTACACACTGAGCGCCTGGCTGACAGCCAAAGGGGCGGACGAGTATAAAGTAACGGAAGAAATCGAGCTTCCATAG
- a CDS encoding ABC transporter substrate-binding protein: MKRYAFVIMVSLILASCGTKTGETKLPDDWNEIVSQAEGSKVNLFMWGGDEAVNHYIDDVVAPGLKKEYGISLKRVPMDTPEILQKLQTEKRAGKKDGSMDIVWMNGENFKNAKENDLLSGPITDRLPNLTSYYNEKDFENDFGTPTEGYEAPWGKVQFVFFYNSDKIDSPPRTVDELKSFVKEHPGKFTYPDPTDFTGNAFIRHLLNANSDQPIEKAGEDIEEAGGKVWDDLNEMKGDLWRDGKTYPKELTDLDRLFGQEEVWISMGYNEARAESLVKKGIYPEGTKPFLLEDAGSIGNTHFLSVPFNSPNQAGALVAIDYMLSPEMQLEKMQPDGWGDSTPISMDKLEDGMRKKFEELDRGDTVPDPALLEEAYIGEMDASYVEWVKEHWVREVAETD, encoded by the coding sequence ATGAAAAGATATGCATTTGTGATTATGGTCTCATTGATCCTGGCGTCGTGCGGGACCAAAACAGGTGAAACAAAGCTCCCCGACGATTGGAATGAAATCGTCAGTCAGGCGGAAGGCTCCAAGGTCAACCTCTTTATGTGGGGAGGGGATGAGGCCGTCAATCACTACATCGATGACGTGGTGGCTCCCGGATTGAAGAAGGAATACGGCATCTCATTGAAACGTGTCCCGATGGACACCCCGGAAATCCTGCAGAAGCTTCAAACGGAAAAACGGGCGGGAAAAAAGGACGGGTCCATGGACATCGTGTGGATGAACGGGGAGAACTTCAAGAATGCGAAGGAAAATGATCTTCTGTCCGGACCGATCACGGACCGTCTTCCGAATTTGACTTCATACTATAACGAAAAGGATTTCGAAAATGACTTCGGAACGCCTACGGAAGGATATGAGGCACCGTGGGGGAAGGTTCAGTTCGTCTTCTTCTACAATTCTGACAAGATAGACAGCCCGCCGCGGACGGTGGACGAGCTGAAATCGTTCGTGAAGGAGCACCCAGGGAAATTCACCTACCCTGATCCGACGGACTTCACGGGGAATGCCTTCATCCGTCATCTCCTCAACGCGAACTCGGACCAACCCATCGAAAAGGCCGGGGAAGATATAGAAGAAGCAGGAGGGAAGGTCTGGGATGACCTGAATGAAATGAAAGGTGATCTGTGGAGGGATGGGAAGACATACCCGAAGGAGCTGACGGATCTCGATCGTCTATTCGGCCAGGAGGAGGTATGGATATCCATGGGATACAACGAAGCAAGGGCGGAATCACTTGTGAAGAAGGGAATCTATCCTGAAGGGACCAAACCGTTCCTCCTTGAAGATGCGGGCTCGATCGGGAATACACATTTCCTTTCAGTGCCGTTCAATTCCCCGAATCAGGCGGGAGCCCTCGTCGCCATCGACTATATGCTTTCCCCCGAAATGCAGCTGGAAAAGATGCAGCCGGACGGGTGGGGTGACAGCACCCCGATCTCCATGGATAAGCTTGAAGACGGGATGAGGAAGAAGTTCGAAGAGCTCGACAGGGGCGATACGGTTCCCGATCCTGCTCTATTGGAGGAGGCCTATATAGGGGAGATGGACGCCTCCTATGTGGAATGGGTAAAGGAGCACTGGGTTCGTGAAGTGGCGGAAACGGACTGA
- a CDS encoding ABC transporter permease: protein MKWRKRTEGLFLVPSILFLMIFGLGMLMAFMESLMDDGTATMGYYMELFRKERFMRSVLYSVWITAVSTVLSLVIGLLFVRVFKEKLKGGTGRLLVWIPMLFPHFVWAYLVFLLLNQSGFLSNLLGVSGLMAERTDFPVLVQDPGGIGIIVTYVWKEVPFVILMLLPVYASLSKGYREAATLLGANPVRMFTTAEWPFIKPALIETGAILFAFIFTAFEVPQLLGVTSPQMIAVLTYEWFYSGAWTDRPFAFAALLLAGALSG, encoded by the coding sequence GTGAAGTGGCGGAAACGGACTGAGGGGCTGTTCCTTGTGCCAAGCATCCTTTTCCTGATGATCTTCGGACTGGGCATGCTCATGGCATTCATGGAGAGCCTCATGGATGACGGGACGGCGACGATGGGCTATTATATGGAATTATTCAGGAAGGAACGCTTCATGCGTTCCGTCCTATACAGCGTCTGGATCACGGCCGTGTCCACGGTCCTTTCCCTCGTCATCGGCCTCCTCTTCGTCCGGGTGTTCAAGGAAAAGCTGAAGGGCGGAACAGGGCGCCTCCTTGTATGGATCCCCATGCTGTTCCCCCATTTCGTATGGGCCTATCTTGTGTTCCTGCTTTTGAATCAAAGCGGATTCCTGTCCAACCTCTTGGGTGTCAGTGGTCTGATGGCCGAACGGACGGATTTTCCCGTCCTCGTGCAGGATCCGGGCGGGATCGGGATCATTGTCACATATGTTTGGAAAGAGGTGCCGTTCGTCATCTTGATGCTTCTGCCGGTCTATGCCTCTCTTTCTAAAGGGTACAGGGAAGCGGCTACCCTTCTTGGTGCCAACCCCGTTCGCATGTTCACCACGGCAGAGTGGCCCTTCATCAAGCCGGCCCTTATCGAGACGGGTGCCATCCTGTTTGCGTTTATCTTCACAGCGTTCGAGGTCCCTCAGCTCCTTGGGGTCACGTCGCCACAAATGATCGCTGTCCTTACATACGAATGGTTCTACAGCGGAGCGTGGACGGATCGTCCCTTTGCATTCGCCGCCCTGCTCCTGGCGGGGGCGCTGTCGGGATGA
- a CDS encoding ABC transporter permease has protein sequence MKQIGFYSATLLFFLFPVCFFIYKSFFGIWRWGEAFPVDPDARAWKVIAGEGELLSAVVVSVGIAVMVLILNLLIGLTAGKAFALHRFRGKVILESMLMMPLFLPALVVAAGLQLVFIRLGLADTWLGVAVVHLIPTVPYSIKLFKSAYEGIGTELIEQSMLLGGGAMDRFRHIELPQLIPAMNSVLFLTVVISLGQYVLTAIIGGGSVVTLAMIYYPFTRTADESVMSAFSLMFMMIPLITYLISVMVLKLFIPYRPSKKRRGNETPWN, from the coding sequence ATGAAACAAATCGGATTCTATTCGGCCACCCTCCTGTTCTTCTTGTTTCCCGTCTGCTTTTTCATCTATAAAAGTTTCTTCGGGATCTGGAGATGGGGAGAGGCATTCCCTGTAGATCCCGACGCGAGGGCGTGGAAGGTAATCGCTGGGGAAGGAGAGCTCCTTTCGGCCGTGGTGGTGTCCGTCGGGATCGCCGTAATGGTACTCATACTGAACCTCTTGATCGGGTTGACCGCAGGGAAAGCGTTCGCCCTCCATCGGTTCAGGGGGAAGGTCATCCTGGAAAGCATGCTGATGATGCCTCTGTTCCTTCCGGCATTAGTCGTCGCCGCCGGTCTCCAGCTCGTCTTCATCCGTCTTGGACTTGCCGATACGTGGCTTGGTGTCGCCGTTGTGCATTTGATCCCCACGGTCCCTTATAGCATCAAACTCTTCAAATCCGCCTATGAGGGGATCGGGACGGAATTGATCGAGCAGTCCATGCTCCTCGGGGGAGGCGCTATGGACAGGTTCCGACATATCGAACTGCCCCAGCTCATCCCTGCCATGAACAGTGTCCTGTTCCTGACCGTCGTGATCAGCCTTGGCCAATACGTGCTTACGGCCATCATCGGCGGGGGCAGCGTCGTCACGCTGGCCATGATCTATTACCCGTTCACCCGCACGGCGGATGAGTCGGTCATGTCGGCCTTCTCCCTTATGTTCATGATGATCCCCTTGATCACATACCTCATCTCGGTGATGGTGTTGAAGCTCTTCATCCCTTACCGTCCGTCAAAGAAAAGGAGGGGGAATGAAACCCCATGGAACTGA
- a CDS encoding ABC transporter ATP-binding protein, translating to MELKELHKKYKKRSILSGVSLRMEEGEIVSLVGLSGSGKSTLLRIISGLESPDAGSIHLAGKDVTSMKPKDRPVGMVFQKPLLFPHMTVLENVLYGLKMKGYRKSEAKKEADGFIEMAGLSEVLDHYPSELSGGQMQRVSLIRSLILRPKLLLLDEPFASLDHTRRMEIRAWVKDVIKEVGTTALFVTHDRDEASEMGDRIAVLESGRISQIGTPEHVYHHPATPFIAGLMSDGIHLGNERFVHREHLSTERHHPDDLQWVGLIREKKYRMGHHMYSIHIEELQQSVVLEVADGDQGGPVTITASEKNIQTFD from the coding sequence ATGGAACTGAAGGAATTGCACAAGAAGTATAAAAAGCGATCGATCCTTTCGGGGGTCTCACTCCGTATGGAAGAGGGAGAAATCGTCTCCCTTGTCGGTTTATCAGGGTCGGGGAAATCCACTCTCCTCCGCATCATATCCGGGCTGGAGTCACCCGATGCCGGTTCGATCCATCTGGCGGGAAAAGACGTCACATCCATGAAACCGAAAGACCGGCCAGTCGGTATGGTCTTCCAAAAACCACTCCTATTCCCGCATATGACGGTTCTTGAAAATGTCCTGTATGGGCTCAAAATGAAAGGATACAGGAAGAGCGAGGCGAAGAAGGAAGCGGATGGATTCATCGAAATGGCGGGCCTTTCAGAGGTGCTGGATCATTATCCGTCCGAGCTGTCGGGAGGTCAGATGCAGCGCGTATCACTTATCCGATCCCTGATCCTCCGCCCGAAGCTCCTCCTGCTGGACGAACCGTTCGCCAGTCTGGATCATACCCGGAGGATGGAAATCCGTGCGTGGGTCAAAGACGTGATCAAGGAAGTGGGCACCACGGCGCTATTCGTGACACATGACCGGGATGAAGCGAGCGAAATGGGCGACCGGATCGCCGTCCTTGAATCGGGGCGCATCTCCCAGATCGGAACGCCGGAGCATGTTTATCACCATCCTGCCACTCCGTTCATCGCCGGTCTCATGAGTGACGGTATCCACCTCGGGAATGAGCGGTTCGTCCACCGGGAACACTTATCGACAGAGAGACACCATCCGGATGATTTACAATGGGTGGGATTGATACGGGAGAAAAAGTATAGGATGGGACATCATATGTATTCCATCCATATTGAAGAGCTTCAGCAGTCGGTCGTCCTGGAGGTGGCTGACGGTGATCAGGGTGGGCCGGTCACGATCACGGCTTCAGAAAAAAACATTCAAACGTTTGATTGA
- a CDS encoding TVP38/TMEM64 family protein: MKKKEWLKIALVLAVILFLIWFSRHVFSVNPIAIRDWITSFGIWAPLVFIVAYTIRPLILFPASILSFGAGLAFGPLEGFVYIVAGAIGGATVAFFAATLLGDRILKNPSERMRRIRGRMEENGFIYILVMRLVPFLNFDLVSYLAGMAKVRYGPFILATAIGILPGTFGYVYLGSSLVQDDKSHIYIAIFVFVLVAAVPFLFRKKLKNWLGLSKRR; encoded by the coding sequence ATGAAGAAGAAGGAATGGTTGAAGATCGCCCTTGTGCTCGCAGTCATCCTGTTTTTGATCTGGTTCAGCCGTCATGTGTTCAGTGTGAACCCGATCGCCATCAGGGATTGGATCACCTCCTTCGGGATCTGGGCACCCCTGGTGTTCATTGTGGCCTATACCATAAGGCCTCTCATCCTCTTCCCGGCATCGATCCTGTCGTTCGGGGCCGGTCTTGCATTCGGTCCCCTGGAAGGTTTCGTGTACATCGTGGCCGGTGCAATCGGAGGGGCGACCGTAGCGTTCTTTGCCGCCACCCTGCTCGGGGACCGGATCCTGAAGAATCCCTCTGAACGCATGAGGAGGATTCGCGGGCGGATGGAGGAGAACGGATTCATCTACATCCTTGTGATGCGCCTCGTCCCGTTCCTGAACTTCGATTTGGTCAGTTATCTGGCCGGCATGGCGAAGGTGAGGTATGGTCCGTTCATCCTGGCGACGGCCATCGGGATCCTGCCGGGCACATTCGGATATGTCTATCTGGGTTCGAGTCTTGTCCAGGACGATAAAAGTCATATTTACATAGCCATCTTCGTGTTTGTCCTTGTGGCGGCGGTACCTTTCCTTTTCAGGAAGAAGCTCAAGAACTGGCTCGGGTTATCTAAAAGGCGGTAG
- a CDS encoding CDP-alcohol phosphatidyltransferase family protein translates to MLDTHARKWVQPGIETTARSFLKAGFTPNGVTVAAFIIGGGTGIVYYTGFPILAVLLLWVSGFLDAVDGSMARLTKPSPFGTVMDVTFDRIVEISVILGVAAVHPEAVWPLLLLSVSIIISMTIFLTVGAVSEKEGGKSFYYQAGLAERTEGFILFSLMMLFPSIVVWTTLLFVAVELYTGFQRFAEAKRLLS, encoded by the coding sequence ATGCTGGATACACATGCGAGAAAATGGGTGCAGCCGGGCATCGAGACGACCGCCCGTTCATTTTTGAAGGCCGGGTTCACTCCAAATGGGGTGACGGTAGCGGCGTTCATCATCGGAGGAGGGACGGGAATCGTTTATTATACCGGATTCCCCATCCTGGCTGTCCTGCTTCTGTGGGTATCGGGATTTTTGGATGCAGTCGACGGCTCCATGGCAAGGCTCACAAAGCCTTCACCGTTCGGGACCGTCATGGATGTCACATTCGATCGCATCGTCGAGATTTCCGTGATCCTTGGCGTTGCCGCGGTACATCCCGAAGCCGTCTGGCCACTCCTCCTTCTCAGTGTTTCGATCATCATTTCGATGACGATCTTCCTGACCGTCGGTGCCGTCTCTGAGAAAGAAGGAGGGAAATCGTTTTATTACCAGGCGGGTCTGGCTGAAAGGACAGAAGGTTTCATCCTCTTCAGCCTGATGATGCTGTTCCCGTCGATTGTCGTTTGGACGACCCTTCTATTTGTTGCAGTGGAATTGTACACGGGCTTTCAGCGGTTTGCAGAAGCAAAGCGACTACTTTCATAA
- a CDS encoding dihydrolipoyl dehydrogenase family protein yields MEKYDVMVIGGGSAGLTVASGAASLGARVALIEQSGRLGGDCLHFGCVPSKAFIQAAKEVSIARKAASFGFDVSGAVDMSAVKKRVEEAVASIQQHDDPERFTELGVDIYFGRAEFVTPNALLIEGEDYVYGKSIVIATGSSPLIPDIPGLEDVSYHTNESVLDLEQLPEKAIFIGGGPISLEIAQAFSRLGSDVTVVEKASSILSKEDRDIQEVAIEVLQEDVRIVTDADIQKVTKDGNGLSLHCTVDGKDLHINGDMLFVGTGRKPNSEALNVDKAGVETDQKGFIPAGDDLRTNVSHIFSIGDANGRYFFTHAAGMEGKQVVQNAVFGLKGKVNYDQLPWVTYTSPEIFHAGMTEEEAKESGIKYKVYQTTLDEVDRFVADHQTRGLVKILTDWKGKILGAHAVGEGAGDWMQPVLYAMAKNNGIGSLSNMTYPYPNHAAAVQQTADLFWREKLFDGPVPAVTKKLIEYKR; encoded by the coding sequence ATGGAGAAGTATGATGTGATGGTGATCGGTGGAGGATCAGCGGGATTGACGGTCGCGTCGGGCGCGGCGTCACTTGGTGCGCGTGTCGCCCTCATCGAACAGAGCGGGCGCCTCGGAGGTGACTGCCTCCACTTCGGATGCGTCCCGTCCAAGGCGTTCATCCAGGCGGCTAAGGAAGTCTCCATAGCACGGAAGGCCGCTTCGTTCGGATTTGACGTGAGCGGAGCAGTCGATATGTCGGCGGTGAAGAAACGTGTCGAAGAAGCAGTGGCGAGCATCCAACAGCATGATGATCCTGAGCGGTTCACAGAGCTGGGGGTGGACATCTATTTCGGGCGTGCAGAATTCGTCACCCCGAACGCCCTCCTGATAGAAGGGGAGGATTACGTCTACGGAAAAAGCATTGTCATCGCTACGGGATCGAGTCCTCTCATCCCGGACATCCCCGGCTTGGAAGATGTGAGCTATCACACGAATGAATCGGTGTTGGATCTTGAGCAACTTCCGGAAAAAGCCATCTTCATAGGGGGAGGACCGATCAGCCTCGAGATCGCCCAGGCTTTCAGCCGTCTCGGTTCTGACGTGACGGTGGTCGAAAAGGCCTCATCCATCCTTTCCAAAGAAGATCGGGATATTCAGGAAGTTGCCATTGAAGTCCTACAGGAAGATGTGAGGATCGTGACGGACGCCGACATCCAGAAGGTGACCAAAGACGGGAACGGACTTTCACTCCACTGTACGGTTGACGGGAAGGATCTCCACATCAACGGCGACATGCTCTTCGTCGGGACGGGGAGGAAGCCCAATTCTGAAGCCCTCAATGTGGACAAAGCAGGTGTGGAGACGGATCAGAAGGGCTTCATTCCTGCCGGTGACGATCTGAGGACGAATGTGTCCCACATCTTCTCCATCGGTGATGCGAACGGTCGCTATTTCTTCACGCATGCGGCAGGGATGGAAGGGAAGCAGGTGGTGCAGAATGCCGTCTTCGGCCTGAAGGGGAAGGTAAACTACGATCAGCTACCTTGGGTGACGTACACTTCACCCGAGATCTTCCATGCGGGAATGACGGAGGAAGAAGCAAAGGAATCGGGTATCAAATACAAGGTGTACCAAACGACCCTTGATGAAGTCGACCGTTTCGTGGCAGATCATCAAACCCGCGGCCTCGTGAAGATTCTTACGGATTGGAAAGGGAAGATCCTCGGGGCGCATGCCGTCGGGGAAGGAGCGGGGGATTGGATGCAGCCAGTCCTATACGCCATGGCGAAGAACAATGGTATCGGCTCCCTTTCGAATATGACCTATCCATATCCGAATCATGCAGCAGCCGTACAGCAGACAGCGGATCTATTCTGGCGGGAGAAACTTTTTGACGGACCGGTTCCGGCCGTGACGAAGAAGCTGATCGAGTATAAAAGATAA